A region from the Acyrthosiphon pisum isolate AL4f chromosome A1, pea_aphid_22Mar2018_4r6ur, whole genome shotgun sequence genome encodes:
- the LOC100158883 gene encoding putative glutamate synthase [NADPH] isoform X2 has protein sequence MAAHQEQPVPEQQDPWNGPQKDGLYDPQLEKEACGVGFIVAIDGKRTNKIVRDAQKLAMRMNHRGACSCDNDSGDGAGVLTAIPHSFYAHELREQENVDLPEEGKYATGMFYLDKAHHAESEEMFAAIGLECKIKVLCWRTVPVRNSQIGEVARSSEPFIRQAFVVDAADVFDEDDFKRRVFALRKRSTHTIPKPGRRFYICSLSHTIVVYKGQFTSDQLWEYFADLQSPAYETYLALVHTRFSTNTFPSWERAHPLRVLAHNGEINTVRGNVNFMTAREGVMESKHFDDIKKLYPVVEPNLSDSGSADCVLEFLINAGECSLPEAVMTMVPEAWQNDQTMPSEKRDFYNWAACAMEPWDGPALLTFTDGRYVGALLDRNGLRPSRFYVLKDNVMVMASEVGVYDTDPANVALKSRLKPGRMLLVDTKEKRIIQDVQLKLDIARSRPHSDWLREQITIEDLREEAVAKGFGLVRAKSIEFISGERKKTIRENIPEQEMTRIWGGDRRLLLFSYSIETINMLIIPMIRTKKEALGSMGNDAPLACLSLFQPLIYSYFKQLFAQVTNPPIDPFREKIVMSLMCPIGPEANILIPSAKQCHRLFLPNPILSLYDLEVLRNNLHRGWKTKVIDVTFNKEEGPSGFSKALDRICEEASEAANSNYQLIILSDRSAGSERIPVSILLALGATHHHLIDLRLRMKVGLIVETGEAREVHQMCVLLGYGADGICPYLVFEMAKSLRAEGVLDSSFTDKILFENYCEAMERGISKVMAKMGISTLQSYKGAQIFEAVGLADEVINKCFKGTQSRIGGINFERLAKEAYERHYLSYSYRNTDMLVLMNPGYFHWRTGGEKHINDPISIANLQDAATNKSTNSYDKFCESTMESVRACTLRGQLELVPTTKSINISEVEPAANIVKRFATGAMSLGSISIEAHTSLAIAMNKLGGKSNTGEGGENSDRYLNQDSENNKRSAIKQVASGRFGVTSSYLAHADDIQIKMAQGAKPGEGGELPGYKVTKDIAATRHSVPGVGLISPPPHHDIYSIEDLAELIYDLKCANPNGRISVKLVSEVGVGVVASGVAKGKAEHIVISGHDGGTGASSWTGIKNAGLPWELGVAETHQVLVLNNLRSRVVVQADGQIRTGFDVIVAALLGADEIGLSTAPLIVLGCTMMRKCHLNTCPVGIATQDPVLRKKFAGKPEHVINYLFMLAEDVRKHMANLGVAKYQDLIGRTDLLKMTDSNNNPKAKFLNLSPVLRNALHMRPGVNIIGGSESQDFQLEKRMDNIVIAAAQPVIDGLQKSVNIELTINNECRAFVSTLSYHISMKYGDDGLPENSINIKLKGSAGQSFCAFMTKGVHVILEGDANDYVGKGLSGGEIVIFPPKSSTFQSELNVIAGNVCLYGATSGKAFFRGIAAERFSVRNSGAITVVEGVGDHGCEYMTGGCAVILGLTGRNFAAGMSGGIAYVLDVDGSFKSKCNTEMVELLPLDRQEDLNYVQSLLEEFVLKTESVIASKLLDSWPHSASKFIKVFPYEYQRALKQLAEDTKVTQSHTSIIETINEPSVRDIEETINDQTFEKKRLEKILDKTRGFVKYSRETMMYRPAEKRLNDWDEIYNFQHVRKGLRVQAARCMECGVPFCQSSHGCPLGNIIPKWNDLVFNNNWPEALNQLLQTNNFPEFTGRVCPAPCEGACVLGINEPAVTIKNIECAIIDHAFEQGWIKPEPPKIRSGKTVAIVGSGPSGLATAHQLNKAGHLVKVFERNDRIGGLLQYGIPSMKLSKEVVQRRVKLLEDEGVVFHTNVSVGKDYLAKELLDQFDAVVLCTGATWPRDLPIPGRHLDGIYFAMNFLESSQKKQLGGPTDLPLLARDKDIIVIGGGDTGCDCIATSLRQRARSITSFEILPEPPATRGRDNPWPQYPRVFKVDYGHEEVKIKYGRDPRQFCIMSKEFVDDGNGHISGIKTVKVNWTKDEAGRWKMDEVPDSEQIFKCDMVLLAMGFLGPERTIVNELSLALDPRSNYQTPSGRYATSVPKVFAAGDCRRGQSLVVWAISEGRQAAREVDAFLMEQSVLPGPGGVISIQTVSA, from the exons ATGGCCGCGCACCAAGAACAACCGGTGCCGGAGCAGCAGGACCCATGGAACGGTCCGCAGAAAGACGGTCTGTACGACCCGCAGCTGGAGAAAGAAGCGTGCGGCGTGGGATTTATCGTGGCTATCGATGGCAAGCGCACCAACAAG ATCGTTCGCGATGCACAAAAATTGGCCATGAGAATGAATCACCGAGGCGCATGCTCATGCGATAACGATTCCGGTGATGGAGCGGGTGTACTGACAGCCATACCACATTCTTTTTACGCCCACGAGCTAAG GGAACAGGAAAACGTGGACTTGCCGGAAGAGGGCAAGTACGCGACTGGCATGTTCTACTTGGACAAGGCGCACCACGCCGAGAGCGAAGAGATGTTCGCGGCCATCGGTTTAGAGTGCAAAATCAAA GTGTTGTGCTGGAGGACGGTGCCGGTGCGTAACAGCCAGATAGGCGAAGTGGCCAGGAGCAGCGAACCCTTCATCCGCCAGGCGTTCGTGGTGGACGCCGCCGATGTGTTCGACGAGGACGACTTCAAGCGCCGCGTGTTCGCGCTCCGGAAGCGTTCCACGCACACCATACCCAAGCCGGGCAGGAGGTTTTACATCTGCTCGCTGTCGCACACCATCGTCGTGTACAAGGGCCAGTTCACGTCCGATCAACTATGGGAGTACTTTGCTGACTTAcaa AGTCCGGCTTACGAAACGTACCTAGCACTCGTCCACACCAGATTCTCGACAAACACTTTCCCGAGCTGGGAGAGAGCGCACCCTCTGag GGTGTTGGCTCACAACGGCGAGATTAACACGGTGCGTGGTAACGTGAACTTCATGACCGCTCGGGAAGGTGTGATGGAAAGCAAGCACTTTGACGACATCAAAAAGTTGTACCCGGTGGTGGAACCGAATCTGTCGGACTCAGGGTCGGCCGATTGCGTTTTGGAATTCCTGATCAATGCGGGTGAGTGTTCGTTGCCCGAAGCCGTAATGACCATGGTCCCGGAGGCCTGGCAGAACGATCAAACCATGCCATCCGAAAAAAGAGACTTCTACAATTGGGCGGCATGCGCGATGGAACCCTGGGATGGTCCCGCCCTGTTGACGTTTACCGACGGTCGATACGTCGGTGCTTTGTTGGACag GAATGGATTAAGACCATCTCGGTTCTACGTATTAAAAGATAATGTGATGGTTATGGCGTCTGAAGTAGGAGTGTACGACACAGACCCAGCCAATGTAGCTCTGAAG AGTCGTTTGAAACCTGGTCGTATGTTGTTGGTCGACACCAAAGAGAAGCGCATCATACAAGATGTTCAACTTAAATTGGATATAGCAAGGAGTAGACCACATTCCGATTGGCTTAGAGAGCAG ATTACGATTGAAGACTTGAGAGAAGAAGCTGTCGCTAAAGGATTTGGTTTAGTGCGTGCTAAATCAATAGAATTTATAAGCGGTGAACGTAAAAAGACGATTAGAGAAAACATTCCAGAACAAGAAATGACTCGCATATGGGGAGGAGACAGACGTTTATTGTTATTCAGTTACTCAATTGAAACTATTAACATGCTGATTATTCCAATGATCAGAACTAA AAAAGAAGCATTAGGTTCCATGGGAAATGATGCTCCACTTGCTTGCCTGTCTTTGTTTCAACCATTGATTTACTCCTACTTCAAACAGTTATTTGCCCAAGTAACAAATCCACCAATTGATCCTTTCCGTGAAAAAATTGTCATGTCGTTAATGTGCCCAATTGGACCCGAAGCCAATATTCTTATACCAAGTGCCAAACAGTGCCATAGACTATTTTTGCCAAACCCCATACTATCACTATATGATCTGGAAGTTTTGCGCAATAATCTACATCGTGGCTGGAAG ACAAAAGTTATTGATGTTACATTTAATAAAGAAGAAGGCCCATCAGGCTTCTCAAAAGCATTGGACCGTATATGTGAAGAAGCCAGTGAAGCTGCTAATAGCAACTATCAACTCATTATATTGTCAGATAGATCAGCTGGATCCGAAAG AATACCAGTTAGTATTTTATTAGCCTTAGGAGCTACTCACCATCATTTGATTGATCTGAGACTACGTATGAAAGTTGGTTTAATAGTCGAGACTGGTGAAGCTAGAGAAGTCCACCAGATGTGCGTTTTATTAGGTTATGGTGCTGATGGCATATGCCCTTACCTAGTATTTGAAATGGCAAAAAGTTTACGTGCTGAAGGAGTATTGGATTCATCttttactgataaaatattatttgag AACTATTGCGAAGCAATGGAAAGGGGAATATCTAAAGTGATGGCAAAAATGGGAATTTCCACACTACAGTCTTACAAAGGAGCTCAGATATTCGAAGCTGTAGGCTTGGCAGATGAAGTCATTAACAAGTGTTTTAAAGGCACCCAGTCACGTATTGGTGGTATCAACTTTGAACGTTTGGCAAAAGAAGCATATGAACGTCATTACTTATCTTATTCTTACCGTAATACTGATATGTTGGTTTTGATGAATCCTGGTTATTTCCACTGGCGTACAGGTGGTGAAAAACACATAAACGACCCTATCAGTATAGCCAACCTACAA GATGCAGCAACTAACAAAAGCACAAACTCTTATGATAAATTTTGTGAATCAACAATGGAAAGTGTACGTGCATGTACCCTTAGAGGTCAATTGGAATTAGTTCCTACcactaaatcaataaatatttctgaAGTTGAACCGGCagccaatattgtaaaaagatTCGCTAcag gTGCTATGAGTCTTGGTTCAATCTCTATCGAAGCACATACATCTTTAGCAATTGCCATGAATAAATTGGGAGGAAAATCAAATACTGGAGAAGGag gaGAAAATTCGGACCGCTATTTAAATCAAGATTCAGAGAATAACAAACGATCAGCTATTAAGCAAGTAGCATCTGGTAGATTTGGTGTGACCAGTTCATATCTAGCTCATGCTGAtgacatacaaattaaaatggcTCAAGGTGCTAAACCTGGTGAAGGAGGAGAATTGCCTGGTTATAAAGTGACTAAAGATATTGCTGCCACTAGACATTCAGTACCCGGTGTTGGATTAATATCTCCACCGCCTCATCATGATATCTATTCAATTGAAGATTTAGCAGAACTTATTTATGATTTGAAGTGTGCTAACCCAAATGGAAGAATATCTGTAAAATTAGTTTCTGAAGTTGGTGTAGGAGTAGTTGCTTCAGGTGTAGCTAAAGGAAAAGCTGAACATATAGTAATTTCTGGTCATGATGGCGGTACTGGAGCTAGTTCATGGACTGGTATCAAAAACGCAGGTCTTCCGTGGGAACTTGGTGTAGCAGAAACTCATCAAGTTCTTGTATTGAATAATTTGAGATCCAGAGTAGTTGTCCAAGCTGATGGTCAAATACGAACAGGTTTTGATGTAATTGTAGCTGCTTTGTTGGGTGCCGATGAAATAGGCTTGAGTACTGCACCATTAATTGTACTTGGATGCACCATGATGAGAAAATGCCATTTAAATACTTGCCCTGTTGGCATTGCAACTCAAGATCCTGTTCTGAGAAAAAAATTTGCTGGTAAACCAGAACatgttattaattacttatttatgttaGCCGAAGATGTACGTAAACATATGGCTAACCTTGGTGTCGCCAAATATCAAGATCTTATTGGCCGCACTGACCTTCTCAAAATGACAGACAGCAACAACAATCCTAAAGCGAAGTTTTTAAATCTTAGTCCTGTCTTACGCAATGCCTTGCATATGAGACCTGGTGTTAACATAATTGGAGGATCAGAATCACAA GACTTCCAACTAGAAAAACGCATGGACAATATTGTTATAGCTGCTGCACAACCAGTAATCGATGGTTTgcaaaaaagtgtaaatattgaACTTACCATTAATAATGAATGCCGTGCTTTTGTTTCAACTTTAAGCTACCATATTTCAAT gAAATATGGTGATGATGGTTTACCAGAAAacagtataaacataaaattgaaaGGCTCTGCTGGGCAGAGTTTCTGTGCTTTTATGACTAAGGGAGTACACGTTATTTTAGAAGGAGATGCTAATGATTATGTTGGAAAA ggtCTTTCTGGAGGTGAAATAGTTATTTTCCCACCAAAATCATCAACATTCCAATCTGAACTCAATGTAATAGCTGGCAATGTTTGCTTATACGGAGCTACTAGTGGGAAAGCATTTTTCAGGGGTATTGCAGCCGAACgcttttcagttagaaattctgGTGCTATAACAGTCGTCGAAGGAGTTGGTGATCATGGTTGCGAGTATATGACTGGTGGTTGTGCAGTAATTTTGGGTCTCACAGGACGTAATTTTGCTGCTGGTATGTCTGGTGGTATTGCTTATGTTCTTGATGTTGATGGATCttttaaaag CAAATGCAATACAGAAATGGTAGAACTTCTTCCTCTTGACCGTCAAGAAGACTTAAACTATGTTCAATCTCTTTTAGAAGAATTTGTTCTTAAAACTGAATCGGTTATTGCTTCTAAGTTATTAGATTCTTGGCCCCATTCTGCATCCAAATTTATCAAAGTATTCCCTTATGAATATCAACGAGCTTTGAAACAGTTGGCTGAAGACACAAAAGTAACACAAAGCCACACAAGTATAATAGAAACCATTAATGAGCCTAGTGTTCGTGACATCGAAGAAACAATTAATGACCAAACATTTGAAAAGAAAAGGcttgaaaaaatattagataagacTCGaggttttgtaaaatattcacGAGAAACAATGATGTACAGACCTGCAGAAAAAAGACTCAATGATTGGGACGAAATTTACAATTTCCAACATGTCAGGAAAGGACTTAGGGTTCAAGCTGCAAGGTGTATGGAATGTGGTGTACCATTCTGTCAATCTTCACATGGATGTCCTTTAGGAAATATCATACCAAAATGGAACGatttagttttcaataataattggcCAGAAGCATTAAATCAACTTTTACAAACTAATAACTTCCCTG aatttactGGGCGTGTTTGTCCTGCTCCATGTGAAGGAGCATGTGTTTTGGGTATTAATGAACCTGCAGTTACTATTAAGAACATTGAATGTGCAATTATCGACCATGCCTTTGAACAAGGTTGGATTAAACCTGAACCACCCAAGATCCGTTCAGGTAAAACCGTAGCTATTGTTGGTTCTGGTCCATCAGGACTGGCGACTGCTCATCAGCTAaataag GCTGGACATTTGGTAAAAGTTTTTGAAAGGAATGATCGTATTGGTGGATTATTGCAATATGGAATTCCATCTATGAAACTATCTAAAGAAGTTGTGCAAAGACGAGTTAAGCTTTTAGAAGACGAAGGAGTGGTTTTCCACACAAATGTCAGCGTTGGAAAAGATTATTTAGCTaaa GAGCTCTTGGATCAATTTGATGCTGTTGTGCTATGCACTGGTGCTACATGGCCAAGAGATCTACCAATACCTGGTCGTCATCTAGATGGTATTTACTTTGCTATGAACTTCTTGGAATCTTCACAAAAGAAACAACTTGGTGGGCCGACAGACTTACCCTTGCTAGCTAGAGACAAAGACATAATAGTGATTGGTGGTGGTGATACTGGTTGTGATTGTATTGCTACTTCGTTAAGACAG AGGGCGAGATCTATAACATCGTTTGAAATTCTTCCTGAGCCACCTGCAACTAGAGGTCGAGATAACCCTTGGCCACAATACCCTAGAGTATTCAAAGTCGATTATGGTCATGaagaagttaaaattaagtatgGTAGAGATCCTAGACAATTTTGTATCATGAGCAAG gaGTTTGTTGATGATGGTAATGGTCACATTAGTGGTATTAAGACAGTTAAAGTGAATTGGACTAAAGACGAGGCTGGACGATGGAAGATGGATGAAGTGCCAGATTCTGAACag attttcaaatgTGATATGGTTCTTTTGGCAATGGGATTCCTTGGTCCTGAACGTACAATCGTCAATGAATTATCATTAGCCCTTGATCCGAGATCTAATTACCAGACACCTTCTGGCCGTTATGCTACATCTGTTCCTAAAGTATTTGCTGCTGGAG ATTGCCGCCGTGGTCAGTCCTTAGTAGTTTGGGCAATATCTGAAGGACGTCAAGCAGCCAGAGAAGTAGACGCATTCCTCATGGAACAATCTGTGTTGCCTGGACCGGGTGGTGTAATATCTATTCAAACAGTTAGTGCATAA